A region of Leifsonia xyli DNA encodes the following proteins:
- a CDS encoding 3-methyladenine DNA glycosylase translates to MVGDDGLARCSWAASDPEYQRYHDEEWGRPQHDPRALYEKLCLEGFQAGLSWITILRRRPAFREDFLNFEPERVAAMSESDVERLLQDARIIRHRGKIEATIANARAVLALDLPLEELMWSFAPEPREGRRPTSWGEIPAVTPESTAMSKELRRRGFRFVGPTTMYALMQSTGMVDDHFEGCFRASE, encoded by the coding sequence GTGGTCGGTGACGACGGTCTCGCGCGCTGCTCCTGGGCGGCGAGCGACCCGGAGTACCAGCGTTACCACGACGAGGAGTGGGGGCGCCCGCAGCACGATCCGCGCGCCCTCTACGAGAAGCTGTGCCTCGAGGGGTTCCAGGCCGGTCTCTCGTGGATCACCATTCTGCGCCGGCGTCCGGCGTTCCGCGAGGACTTCCTGAACTTCGAGCCCGAGAGGGTCGCCGCCATGAGCGAGTCCGACGTCGAGCGGCTGCTGCAGGATGCGCGCATCATCCGGCACCGGGGCAAGATCGAGGCGACCATCGCCAATGCCCGGGCGGTGCTCGCGCTCGATCTTCCGCTGGAGGAGCTGATGTGGTCCTTCGCGCCCGAGCCGCGTGAGGGTCGGCGGCCGACGTCGTGGGGCGAGATCCCCGCGGTCACGCCGGAGTCCACGGCGATGAGCAAGGAGCTCCGGCGGCGGGGCTTCCGCTTCGTCGGACCGACCACCATGTATGCGCTCATGCAGTCCACTGGGATGGTCGACGACCACTTCGAAGGGTGCTTCCGCGCGAGCGAGTAA
- a CDS encoding cysteine methyltransferase codes for MSSSFAYLLRTPSPIGRLELTSDGTAVTSLSIERAGRLPLEEHPERSTAVLDDAAAQLAEYFDGSRRSFDVPVRLQGTPFRQAVWEQLAALEFGTFVSYGELGASLGHAGYGRAIGGAVGANPVPIIVGCHRVLSSSGRVTGYSGGDGIPTKLWLLEHEGILLAA; via the coding sequence ATGAGCAGTTCCTTCGCCTACCTCCTTCGCACGCCGAGCCCCATCGGGAGGCTCGAACTCACCAGCGACGGCACCGCCGTGACGTCGCTCTCCATCGAGCGCGCCGGCCGGTTGCCGCTCGAGGAGCACCCCGAACGCAGCACGGCCGTGCTCGACGACGCGGCGGCGCAGCTGGCCGAGTACTTCGACGGCTCGCGCCGCAGCTTCGACGTACCCGTGCGACTGCAGGGGACGCCGTTCCGCCAGGCGGTGTGGGAGCAGCTCGCCGCGCTCGAGTTCGGCACCTTCGTCTCGTACGGCGAACTGGGCGCGTCGCTCGGCCATGCCGGCTACGGCCGGGCCATCGGAGGCGCGGTCGGCGCCAACCCGGTGCCGATCATCGTCGGCTGCCACCGCGTGCTGTCCTCGAGCGGGCGCGTCACCGGTTACAGCGGAGGCGACGGCATCCCCACCAAGCTCTGGCTGCTCGAGCACGAGGGGATCCTGCTGGCCGCATGA
- a CDS encoding aldo/keto reductase, with protein sequence MANIEYRTLGRSGLVVSTIGLGCNNFGRKDTLTETQEGTDAVIGAAIDAGVTLFDTADIYGARRGLSETLMGNALQGKRDRIVLATKFGMDMAGVNGPDWDARASRRYIRLAVESSLRRLQTDWIDLYQLHRPDGITPIEETLATLDDLIREGKIRYIGHSNLAGWEIAEAEFTAELNRHPKFVSAQNEYSLLARDAEREVLPAVNRYGLGFLPYFPLYNGLFTGKFTREGGPADSRIMNLRKHLLDNAPWDRMDRFQAFCDERGVTMLEATFAWLLAQPGLTSVIAGATKPEQIVANAEAATAWTPSPEDVAAISQIFAVD encoded by the coding sequence ATGGCGAACATCGAATACCGCACCCTCGGCCGCTCAGGACTCGTCGTCTCGACCATCGGGCTCGGCTGCAACAACTTCGGCCGCAAAGACACCCTGACCGAGACGCAGGAGGGCACGGACGCGGTCATCGGCGCCGCGATCGACGCCGGCGTGACGCTGTTCGACACCGCCGACATCTACGGCGCCAGGCGGGGCCTCTCGGAGACGCTGATGGGCAACGCGCTTCAGGGCAAGCGCGACCGCATCGTCCTGGCGACCAAGTTCGGCATGGACATGGCCGGCGTCAACGGCCCCGACTGGGACGCCCGCGCCTCCCGCCGCTACATCCGCCTGGCGGTCGAGAGCTCGCTCCGCCGGTTGCAGACGGACTGGATCGACCTCTACCAGCTGCACCGGCCGGACGGCATCACGCCGATCGAGGAGACGCTGGCGACGCTGGACGACCTCATCCGCGAGGGCAAGATCCGCTACATCGGCCACTCCAACCTCGCCGGCTGGGAGATCGCGGAGGCGGAGTTCACCGCCGAGCTGAACCGCCACCCGAAGTTCGTCTCGGCCCAGAACGAGTACAGCCTGCTCGCGCGCGATGCGGAGCGCGAAGTGCTGCCTGCGGTGAACCGCTACGGTCTCGGCTTCCTGCCGTACTTCCCGCTCTACAACGGGCTCTTCACGGGCAAGTTCACGCGCGAGGGCGGCCCGGCCGACAGCCGCATCATGAACCTGCGCAAGCACCTGCTCGACAACGCGCCGTGGGACCGCATGGACCGCTTCCAGGCCTTCTGCGACGAGCGCGGCGTGACGATGCTCGAGGCGACGTTCGCCTGGCTGCTGGCGCAGCCGGGGCTGACCAGCGTGATCGCCGGCGCGACCAAGCCGGAGCAGATCGTGGCGAACGCCGAGGCGGCGACCGCGTGGACCCCGTCGCCGGAGGACGTCGCCGCGATCTCGCAGATCTTCGCCGTCGACTGA
- a CDS encoding transcription elongation factor NusA produces the protein MDIDLSVLRLMEREKEIPFDELVQIIEQAILTAYLKHTNQADHRHGHSDQPPAARVHLDRKTGHVTVYVPERDEEGNVIGEAEDSPSDFGRIAAFAAKQVINQRLRDIADDAVLGEFRGREGDIVAGVIQQGPNPRMIHIDLGTVEAILPPEEQVPGEEYTHGSRIRVYVTSVTKGPKGPSITVSRTHPALVRKLFALEVPEIASGVVEIVSLAREAGHRTKIAVRATEPGVNAKGACIGELGQRVRAVTAELNNEKIDIVDYSPDLATFVSSALSPAKVTSAFVIDESLKAVRALVPDYQLSLAIGKEGQNARLAAKLTGAKIDIQPDSILDRD, from the coding sequence ATGGACATCGACCTCAGCGTCTTGCGTCTCATGGAGCGCGAGAAGGAGATCCCGTTCGACGAGCTGGTGCAGATCATCGAACAGGCCATCCTGACCGCCTATCTGAAGCACACCAACCAGGCCGACCACCGGCACGGTCACAGCGACCAGCCGCCGGCCGCGCGCGTGCACCTCGACCGCAAGACCGGGCATGTCACCGTCTACGTGCCCGAGCGCGACGAGGAGGGCAACGTCATCGGCGAGGCCGAGGACAGCCCGAGCGACTTCGGCCGCATCGCCGCCTTCGCGGCCAAGCAGGTCATCAACCAGCGTCTGCGTGACATCGCCGACGACGCGGTGCTGGGCGAGTTCCGGGGCCGCGAGGGGGACATCGTCGCCGGTGTCATCCAGCAGGGCCCGAACCCGCGGATGATCCACATCGACCTCGGCACGGTGGAGGCCATCCTCCCGCCCGAGGAGCAGGTGCCGGGCGAGGAGTACACGCACGGCTCGCGCATCCGCGTCTACGTCACGAGCGTGACGAAGGGACCGAAGGGCCCGTCGATCACGGTGTCGCGCACGCATCCGGCGCTCGTCCGCAAGCTGTTCGCGCTCGAGGTCCCGGAGATCGCGAGCGGCGTTGTCGAGATCGTCTCGCTGGCCCGCGAGGCCGGACACCGTACGAAGATCGCCGTGCGCGCGACCGAGCCGGGCGTGAACGCCAAGGGCGCCTGCATCGGCGAGCTCGGGCAGCGCGTCCGGGCGGTCACAGCGGAGCTGAACAACGAGAAGATCGACATCGTCGACTACTCGCCCGACCTCGCGACCTTCGTGTCGAGTGCGCTGAGCCCGGCAAAGGTCACCAGCGCTTTCGTGATCGACGAGTCGCTGAAGGCCGTTCGGGCGCTCGTGCCCGACTACCAGCTGTCGCTCGCGATCGGCAAGGAGGGCCAGAACGCCCGCCTCGCCGCGAAGCTGACGGGCGCGAAAATCGACATCCAGCCCGATTCGATCCTCGACCGCGACTGA
- a CDS encoding translation initiation factor IF-2, with protein sequence MAAKPRVHEVASELGVDSKVALAKLKEMGEFVKGPSSSIEPPVARKLRAALEAEGAKPSADKATASAPKAPSQAPRPAAPRPPQASGSSDASTAAGPKPSAPMSVAERQAAAEKAAAEKAAEKAAETSAPSSSSQGKPSTPDTAKPAGPRPGAGSIPRPSAPRPGNNPYSSNQGMGQRPPRPGNNPFSSSQGMGQRPSPGNIPRPTPPRPGSPRVGAPGQGGGNRPGRPGGGGGGRPGFQQRPGSGGGAGAGAGGGFQRPGGGFGGPRPGGGGGRGRGPGGGTAGAFGRGGGKSKARKSKRAKRQEFEMREAPSLGGVTVPRGNGDTVIRLRRGSSISDFADKIDANPASLVTVLFHLGEMATATESLDEATFEVLGDELGYKIQVVSPEDEDKELLEGFDIDLDAELEGESDEDLEIRPPVVTVMGHVDHGKTRLLDAIRNANVVAGEAGGITQHIGAYQVWTEHDGIERAITFIDTPGHEAFTAMRARGAQVTDIAILVVAADDGIMPQTIEALNHAQAAGVPIVVAVNKIDKPDANPAKVRQQLTEFGLVAEEYGGDVLFVDVSARNNIGIDDLLDAVLLTADAGLDLRANPNKDARGVAIEAKLDKGRGAVATVLIQSGTLRVGDAIVAGTAYGRVRAMADENGDPVFEAAPARPVQVQGLSSVPRAGDTFLVTEEDRTARQIAEKREAAERNAQLAKARKRISLEDFTRALEEGKVEALNLIIKGDVSGAVEALEESLMKIDVDESVSLRILHRGVGAITESDIDLATIDNAIVIGFNVRPDVKARERAAREGVDVRFYSVIYNAIEDIENSLKGMLKPEFEEVQSGVAEIREVFRSSKFGNIAGVIVRSGTITRNAKARVIRDGVVVGDNLAIESLRRFKDDVTEVRTDFEAGIGLGKYNDIQIGDEIETTELREKPRV encoded by the coding sequence GTGGCTGCAAAACCACGCGTACACGAGGTCGCGAGCGAACTCGGCGTCGACAGCAAGGTCGCGCTCGCGAAGCTCAAGGAGATGGGCGAGTTCGTCAAGGGACCGTCCTCGAGCATCGAGCCTCCGGTAGCACGCAAGCTGCGTGCCGCCCTCGAGGCCGAGGGTGCGAAGCCGTCCGCCGACAAGGCGACCGCTTCCGCCCCCAAGGCGCCGTCGCAGGCGCCGCGTCCGGCGGCACCGCGTCCGCCGCAGGCGTCCGGATCGTCCGACGCATCCACCGCCGCCGGCCCCAAGCCGTCGGCCCCGATGTCGGTCGCCGAGCGTCAGGCCGCGGCTGAGAAGGCTGCCGCCGAGAAGGCGGCCGAGAAGGCCGCGGAGACCTCCGCCCCGAGCTCGTCGAGCCAGGGCAAGCCGTCCACGCCCGACACCGCGAAGCCCGCGGGGCCGCGCCCCGGCGCCGGCAGCATCCCGCGTCCGAGCGCTCCGCGCCCGGGCAACAACCCCTACTCGAGCAACCAGGGCATGGGCCAGCGCCCGCCGCGTCCGGGCAACAACCCGTTCTCGTCGTCGCAGGGCATGGGCCAGCGTCCCTCGCCCGGCAACATCCCGCGTCCGACCCCGCCGCGCCCCGGCTCGCCGCGCGTCGGCGCGCCCGGCCAGGGCGGCGGCAACCGTCCCGGTCGTCCGGGCGGTGGCGGCGGCGGTCGTCCCGGCTTCCAGCAGCGTCCCGGCAGCGGTGGCGGTGCAGGTGCGGGGGCCGGTGGCGGCTTCCAGCGGCCCGGCGGCGGCTTCGGCGGCCCGCGCCCGGGTGGCGGCGGCGGTCGTGGCCGTGGTCCCGGCGGCGGTACCGCCGGTGCGTTCGGTCGCGGTGGCGGCAAGAGCAAGGCACGCAAGTCGAAGCGCGCGAAGCGCCAGGAATTCGAGATGCGGGAGGCCCCGTCGCTGGGCGGCGTGACCGTACCCCGCGGCAACGGCGACACGGTCATCCGGCTGCGTCGTGGCTCCTCGATCTCCGACTTCGCCGACAAGATCGACGCGAACCCCGCGTCGCTGGTCACCGTCCTCTTCCACCTGGGCGAGATGGCGACCGCGACCGAGTCGCTCGACGAGGCCACCTTCGAGGTGCTCGGCGATGAGCTGGGCTACAAGATCCAGGTCGTCTCGCCCGAGGACGAGGACAAGGAGCTCCTGGAGGGCTTCGACATCGACCTCGACGCCGAGCTGGAGGGCGAGTCCGACGAGGACCTCGAGATCCGTCCGCCGGTCGTCACCGTCATGGGTCACGTCGACCACGGTAAGACCCGACTGCTCGACGCCATCCGCAACGCGAACGTCGTCGCGGGCGAGGCCGGCGGCATCACCCAGCACATCGGTGCGTACCAGGTGTGGACGGAGCACGACGGCATCGAGCGTGCCATCACCTTCATCGACACCCCGGGTCACGAGGCGTTCACCGCCATGCGTGCCCGTGGTGCGCAGGTCACGGACATCGCGATCCTCGTGGTCGCGGCGGACGACGGCATCATGCCGCAGACCATCGAGGCGCTGAACCACGCCCAGGCGGCCGGCGTCCCGATCGTGGTCGCGGTGAACAAGATCGACAAGCCCGATGCCAACCCGGCGAAGGTGCGTCAGCAGCTCACCGAGTTCGGTCTGGTGGCGGAGGAGTACGGCGGCGACGTCCTGTTCGTCGACGTCTCGGCCCGCAACAACATCGGCATCGACGACCTGCTCGACGCGGTGCTGCTCACCGCAGACGCCGGTCTCGACCTCCGTGCGAACCCCAACAAGGACGCACGTGGTGTCGCGATCGAGGCGAAGCTCGACAAGGGCCGCGGCGCCGTGGCGACCGTGCTCATCCAGTCCGGAACACTCCGGGTGGGCGACGCTATCGTGGCCGGCACTGCTTACGGCCGTGTGCGTGCGATGGCCGACGAGAACGGCGACCCGGTCTTCGAGGCCGCCCCGGCTCGTCCGGTCCAGGTGCAGGGTCTCTCCAGCGTCCCGCGCGCCGGTGACACCTTCCTCGTCACCGAGGAGGACCGCACCGCGCGTCAGATCGCCGAGAAGCGCGAGGCCGCCGAGCGCAACGCGCAGCTGGCGAAGGCCCGCAAGCGCATCTCGCTCGAGGACTTCACCCGCGCTCTGGAAGAAGGCAAGGTCGAGGCGCTCAACCTCATCATCAAGGGCGACGTGTCCGGTGCCGTGGAGGCGCTGGAGGAGTCGCTCATGAAGATCGACGTCGACGAGTCGGTGAGCCTGCGCATCCTGCACCGCGGTGTGGGTGCGATCACCGAGTCGGACATCGACCTGGCGACCATCGACAACGCGATCGTGATCGGCTTCAACGTCCGCCCGGACGTGAAGGCGCGCGAGCGTGCTGCCCGCGAGGGTGTGGATGTCCGCTTCTACTCGGTCATCTACAACGCCATCGAGGACATTGAGAACTCGCTGAAGGGCATGCTCAAGCCCGAGTTCGAAGAGGTCCAGTCGGGTGTCGCCGAGATCCGCGAGGTGTTCCGCTCCTCGAAGTTCGGCAACATCGCCGGTGTCATCGTCCGGTCCGGAACGATCACTCGCAACGCCAAGGCGCGCGTCATCCGCGACGGCGTCGTGGTGGGGGACAACCTCGCCATCGAGTCGCTGCGCCGGTTCAAGGACGACGTCACGGAGGTCCGTACGGACTTCGAGGCCGGTATCGGCCTCGGCAAGTACAACGACATCCAGATCGGTGACGAGATCGAGACCACGGAGCTTCGCGAGAAGCCTCGCGTGTAG
- a CDS encoding ribosome-binding factor A, whose protein sequence is MADPARARKLADRIKEIIAKRLDRGLRDPRLGFVTITDVQVTGDLQHATVFYTVYGTEQEREDSAAALKAATGMLRSEVGKNITARLTPTLEFQLDAIPENAAHIEDLLREARERDTTVAGLAAGASYAGDEDPYVKPREYDEDAEEE, encoded by the coding sequence ATGGCCGATCCGGCACGCGCGAGGAAGCTCGCGGACAGGATCAAGGAGATCATCGCCAAGCGGCTCGACCGCGGCCTGCGCGACCCGCGCCTGGGCTTCGTGACCATCACGGACGTCCAGGTGACCGGCGACCTGCAGCACGCGACCGTGTTCTACACGGTGTACGGCACCGAGCAGGAGCGCGAGGACTCGGCGGCGGCGCTCAAGGCGGCGACCGGGATGCTGCGCAGCGAGGTGGGCAAGAACATCACCGCGCGGCTGACGCCGACGCTGGAGTTCCAGCTCGACGCCATCCCCGAGAACGCAGCCCACATCGAGGACCTGCTGCGGGAAGCGCGCGAGCGCGACACCACGGTCGCGGGCCTCGCGGCGGGCGCGAGCTACGCCGGCGACGAGGATCCGTACGTCAAGCCGCGTGAGTACGACGAGGACGCCGAGGAGGAGTGA
- a CDS encoding adenine glycosylase: protein MHDFAGTVVAWYHANRRDLPWRRDGFTAWGTLVSEFMLQQTPVSRVIPRLEEWLTRWPTPADLAAVPPGEAVRAWQSLGYPRRALWLHAAAVAITERHGGVVPEDVDALLALPGIGDYTARAVAAFAYGHRHPVVDTNIRRVIARAVGGQAEPGPPSKRDLAAMEALLPKDRPAAAAFNAGMMELGAIVCVARTPRCDACPLADTCAWRQAGYPAYDGPRKAVQKKYEGSDRQVRGRILAELRASHIPVSATELEAVWPDAAQRDRALAGLVADGLAVAAEGGYTLP, encoded by the coding sequence ATGCACGACTTCGCCGGGACGGTGGTGGCCTGGTACCACGCCAACCGGCGCGACCTGCCGTGGCGGCGCGACGGTTTCACGGCCTGGGGAACGCTCGTCAGCGAGTTCATGCTGCAGCAGACCCCGGTGAGCCGGGTCATCCCCCGACTCGAGGAGTGGCTGACGCGCTGGCCGACACCCGCCGACCTCGCGGCGGTCCCTCCCGGCGAAGCGGTGCGCGCGTGGCAGTCGCTCGGCTACCCGCGCCGCGCGCTGTGGCTGCACGCCGCGGCCGTCGCCATCACCGAGCGGCACGGCGGCGTGGTCCCGGAGGATGTGGATGCGCTCCTCGCGCTCCCCGGCATCGGCGACTACACGGCTCGCGCCGTCGCGGCCTTCGCCTACGGCCACCGGCATCCGGTGGTCGACACGAACATCCGCCGGGTGATCGCCCGCGCCGTCGGCGGCCAGGCCGAGCCGGGGCCGCCGTCGAAGCGCGATCTCGCCGCGATGGAGGCGCTGCTCCCGAAGGACCGCCCCGCCGCCGCCGCGTTCAACGCCGGCATGATGGAGCTGGGCGCGATCGTCTGCGTCGCCCGCACGCCGCGCTGCGACGCGTGCCCGCTCGCGGACACCTGCGCCTGGCGCCAGGCGGGCTACCCAGCGTACGACGGGCCGCGCAAGGCGGTGCAGAAGAAGTACGAGGGCAGCGACCGGCAGGTGCGCGGGCGCATCCTCGCGGAACTGCGCGCCTCGCACATCCCGGTCAGCGCGACCGAGCTCGAGGCGGTGTGGCCGGACGCCGCGCAGCGCGACCGCGCGCTCGCGGGACTCGTCGCCGACGGCCTGGCCGTCGCAGCCGAAGGCGGCTACACGCTCCCCTGA
- a CDS encoding 2-dehydropantoate 2-reductase yields the protein MRIGVIGTGAIGGTIAALLDRVGHLVEVTARGEQLAAIRVDGLRLDGAWGTHTARPAAAETLQTRPELAFVCTKAQDAAAAIETNRAQLDGIPVVIVQNGLAGLREAQALLPDSDCVGALALYAASYLSPGRVSVTTPANTYLGAGDGPPPPAAVEGARILDAAMPAQAIDNFTGAQWTKLIVNQINALPAITGLSAQEVIGDRRLRPILTASLQEATRVGYARGVRYGSIQGLDDRVLRVVARAPRWAAQAVPLLMKRRMGATPNLGSTLQSIRRGQLTEIDYLNGAVVDEARAAGVEAPINAAITGLVHEVEQNGFLTPDQVAERMRPLLA from the coding sequence GTGCGTATCGGCGTGATCGGGACTGGGGCCATCGGCGGAACCATCGCGGCCCTCCTGGATCGCGTGGGTCACCTCGTCGAGGTGACCGCACGCGGCGAGCAGCTCGCGGCCATCCGCGTCGACGGTCTCCGGCTCGACGGGGCCTGGGGCACGCACACCGCCCGTCCCGCAGCCGCCGAGACGCTCCAGACGCGCCCCGAGCTCGCGTTCGTGTGCACCAAGGCTCAGGATGCGGCCGCCGCGATCGAGACGAATCGCGCGCAGCTCGACGGCATCCCCGTCGTGATCGTCCAGAACGGCCTCGCCGGCCTCCGCGAGGCCCAGGCCCTGCTGCCGGACTCCGACTGCGTCGGCGCGCTCGCCCTCTACGCCGCGAGCTACCTCTCCCCCGGCCGGGTCTCGGTCACCACCCCGGCGAACACCTACCTCGGCGCCGGAGACGGACCGCCGCCGCCCGCCGCGGTGGAGGGTGCGCGCATCCTCGACGCCGCAATGCCCGCGCAGGCGATCGACAACTTCACCGGGGCGCAGTGGACGAAGCTCATCGTCAACCAGATCAACGCGCTTCCCGCCATCACCGGCCTGAGCGCCCAGGAGGTCATCGGCGACCGACGGCTGCGGCCCATCCTGACCGCGAGCCTGCAGGAGGCGACGCGGGTCGGCTACGCCCGCGGCGTCCGCTACGGCAGCATCCAGGGCCTCGACGACCGGGTGCTGCGCGTCGTGGCCCGCGCACCGCGGTGGGCCGCGCAGGCGGTCCCGCTGCTGATGAAGCGCAGGATGGGCGCCACGCCGAACCTCGGATCGACGCTGCAGAGCATCCGCCGCGGCCAGCTCACCGAGATCGACTACCTCAACGGCGCGGTCGTCGACGAGGCGCGCGCGGCGGGCGTCGAGGCGCCGATCAACGCGGCGATCACCGGGCTCGTGCACGAGGTCGAGCAGAACGGCTTCCTCACGCCCGACCAGGTCGCCGAGCGGATGCGCCCGCTGCTCGCCTGA
- a CDS encoding MFS transporter, with protein MSAPAAPRTRSIPVWLAIVAASLPMFMATLDNLVVTSALPVIAKDLSASIEELQWVVNAYTLSFATLMLMAVGLGDRLGRRSVFLAGIAVFTLASAASALATEPWMLIAARAVQGAGAAALMPLSLTLLAGSVSERLRPAAIGIWGGISGLGVALGPLIGGAVVQGWNWQAIFWLNVPLGVIAVPLVLAALPNSFGARVRADVVGLLLAAPGVLGVVFAIVRGNDAGWSSAEVLIPLIAGAALLVAFVFWESRASAPLLPLRLFRDRSFTVANLVGVTFSFGIFGAIFILIQFLQVVQGHTPLEAGVMTMPWTLAPMVVAPLTGLVSGRTGTRLPVVAGLVLLAVAMGWIALTLSATLPYSQMWPPFLLAGIGMGLVFAPSSTAVLANMRPADHAKASGTNSTLREVGVALGVAVLTAVFTGAGGTLTPTGYVDAAIPAVWVGAGVLALAAVIALALPSRRAARAAAAALAEREESPAEAAVDALATAEPAPVLAD; from the coding sequence ATGTCCGCACCTGCCGCACCGCGCACCCGCTCCATCCCCGTCTGGCTGGCGATCGTCGCGGCGTCCCTGCCGATGTTCATGGCCACCCTCGACAACCTCGTCGTCACCAGCGCCCTGCCCGTGATCGCGAAAGACCTGTCCGCCTCCATCGAGGAGCTGCAGTGGGTGGTCAACGCGTACACGCTCAGCTTCGCGACCCTCATGCTCATGGCGGTCGGCCTCGGCGACCGGCTCGGCCGACGGTCGGTGTTCCTCGCCGGCATCGCCGTCTTCACGCTGGCCAGCGCGGCGAGCGCTCTCGCAACCGAGCCGTGGATGCTCATCGCCGCCCGCGCGGTGCAAGGCGCCGGCGCGGCCGCCCTCATGCCGCTGTCCCTGACACTGCTCGCCGGCAGCGTCAGCGAACGCCTCCGCCCGGCGGCGATCGGCATCTGGGGCGGCATCTCCGGCCTCGGCGTCGCCCTCGGCCCGCTGATCGGCGGCGCGGTGGTGCAGGGATGGAACTGGCAGGCGATCTTCTGGCTCAACGTCCCGCTCGGCGTGATCGCCGTCCCGCTGGTGCTCGCCGCCCTGCCGAACAGCTTCGGCGCGCGCGTCCGCGCCGACGTCGTCGGCCTGCTGCTGGCCGCGCCCGGCGTCCTCGGCGTCGTCTTCGCCATCGTGCGCGGCAACGACGCGGGCTGGAGCAGCGCGGAGGTTCTCATCCCCCTGATCGCGGGGGCCGCGCTGCTGGTCGCGTTCGTGTTCTGGGAGTCGCGCGCCTCCGCTCCGCTGCTGCCTCTGCGCCTGTTCCGCGACCGCAGCTTCACCGTCGCCAACCTCGTCGGCGTCACGTTCAGCTTCGGCATCTTCGGGGCGATCTTCATCCTCATCCAGTTCCTCCAGGTCGTGCAGGGCCACACCCCGCTCGAGGCGGGCGTGATGACGATGCCGTGGACCCTGGCGCCGATGGTCGTCGCGCCGCTCACCGGTCTGGTGTCGGGGCGCACCGGCACGCGCCTCCCGGTCGTCGCCGGCCTGGTGCTGCTCGCCGTCGCCATGGGCTGGATCGCGCTGACCCTGTCGGCGACGCTGCCCTACTCGCAGATGTGGCCGCCGTTCCTGCTGGCGGGCATCGGCATGGGCCTGGTGTTCGCGCCGAGCTCGACCGCGGTGCTCGCGAATATGCGACCCGCCGACCACGCCAAGGCGTCCGGCACCAACTCCACCCTGCGGGAGGTCGGCGTCGCGCTCGGCGTCGCCGTGCTCACCGCCGTGTTCACGGGCGCGGGCGGCACGCTCACGCCGACCGGGTACGTGGATGCGGCCATCCCGGCCGTGTGGGTCGGCGCCGGTGTCCTCGCGCTGGCCGCCGTGATCGCGCTGGCGCTGCCGTCGCGCCGCGCGGCCCGCGCGGCCGCCGCCGCTCTCGCCGAGCGCGAGGAGTCGCCGGCCGAGGCCGCCGTCGACGCGCTCGCGACCGCCGAGCCCGCGCCGGTCCTCGCCGACTGA
- a CDS encoding tRNA pseudouridine synthase B has translation MTGSGLIPIDKPDGMTSHDVVARVRKAAGTRKVGHAGTLDPMATGLLIVGVNSSTRLLTYIVGADKEYLATIRLGAGTTTDDAEGDLLAPVSQDALDAVADDAIVAGIAALTGEIQQIPSAVSAIKVDGKRAYARVRAGEQVELAPRAVTVSEFELLATRRIDGAIDLDVRVVCSSGTYIRSLARDLGTSLAVGGHLTALRRTRVGAFSVQDAHDLATLDAEAALIPAVDAATDLFERLDLTEQQAIDLTHGRRIHVVDREGPGGEPVAAVAPNGALVGLIEFRGKEARTLVNFPTDEAVGRA, from the coding sequence GTGACCGGCAGCGGACTCATCCCGATCGACAAGCCGGACGGGATGACGAGCCACGACGTCGTCGCGCGCGTGCGCAAGGCCGCAGGCACCCGCAAGGTCGGCCACGCGGGAACCCTGGATCCGATGGCGACCGGCCTGCTCATCGTCGGCGTCAACTCGTCCACGCGGCTGCTTACCTACATCGTCGGGGCCGACAAGGAGTACCTGGCGACCATCCGGCTCGGCGCCGGGACCACCACCGACGACGCCGAGGGCGACCTGCTCGCCCCCGTCTCGCAGGACGCGCTGGACGCGGTGGCCGACGACGCGATCGTTGCAGGCATCGCCGCGCTGACCGGCGAGATCCAGCAGATCCCCAGCGCCGTCTCCGCGATCAAGGTGGACGGCAAGCGGGCGTACGCGCGCGTCCGGGCGGGGGAGCAGGTCGAGCTCGCGCCGCGCGCCGTCACCGTCTCCGAGTTCGAGCTGTTGGCGACCCGGCGGATCGACGGCGCGATCGACCTCGACGTGCGCGTCGTCTGCTCGTCGGGCACGTACATCCGCTCGCTCGCCCGCGACCTCGGCACGTCGCTCGCCGTCGGCGGCCACCTCACCGCGCTGCGGCGCACCCGCGTCGGCGCCTTCTCCGTGCAGGACGCCCACGACCTCGCTACGCTCGATGCGGAGGCCGCGCTCATCCCGGCTGTGGATGCGGCGACCGACCTGTTCGAGCGGCTCGACCTCACCGAGCAGCAGGCGATCGACCTGACGCACGGGCGGCGCATCCACGTCGTCGACCGCGAAGGGCCGGGCGGCGAGCCTGTCGCCGCCGTCGCCCCGAACGGAGCGCTTGTGGGACTGATCGAGTTCCGCGGAAAGGAAGCCAGGACGCTCGTGAACTTCCCAACGGACGAGGCCGTCGGCCGCGCATGA